From one Portunus trituberculatus isolate SZX2019 chromosome 30, ASM1759143v1, whole genome shotgun sequence genomic stretch:
- the LOC123510893 gene encoding ATP synthase subunit C lysine N-methyltransferase-like, whose translation MQETTKGLQGTQVDALLKESSVDRRLRVNGMGLALVGVTGGAAVALSIIAAPFVTPALRKVCLPYVPATSRQVRNVVTGLKGRSGRLVDLGSGDGRIVVAAARHAQLKAVGVELNPWLVWYSRWAAWRGGVASSTSFVTQDLWRLDLRDYQNIVIFGVEEMMPDLESKLSQELTQDSLVIACRFPLPSWKPTATIGHGLDSVWLYHRPLKATLQTVEAPELLTSESNKAR comes from the exons ATGCAAGAAACCACGAAAGGCTTGCAAGGCACTCAAGTGGATGCACTGTTGAA GGAGAGCAGCGTGGACAGGCGGCTTCGTGTGAATGGTATGGGTCTGGCGCTGGTTGGTGTGACAGGAGGGGCAGCTGTTGCTCTCAGTATCATTGCAGCACCATTCGTGACCCCTGCCCTTAGGAAG GTATGCCTACCTTATGTCCCTGCCACAAGTCGGCAAGTGAGGAATGTGGTGACAGGCCTCAAGGGACGCTCTGGTCGACTGGTGGATCTCGGCAGTGGTGACGGCAGAATT GTTGTGGCAGCTGCTCGTCACGCTCAGTTGAAGGCAGTTGGGGTGGAGCTGAATCCATGGCTTGTGTGGTATTCACGGTGGGCTGCTTGGCGAGGAGGAGTGGCCAGCTCCACCTCCTTTGTCACCCAAGACTTGTGGCGGCTTGACCTGAGGGACTACCAGAACATTGTCATTTTTGGAGTGGAGGAGATG ATGCCAGATCTTGAGTCAAAGCTGTCACAAGAATTAACACAAGACAGTCTAGTCATTGCCTGTCGTTTTCCACTCCCATCTTGGAAACCTACTGCCACTATAGGCCATGGCTTGGACTCAGTGTGGCTCTATCATAGACCACTCAAGGCTACACTTCAAACTGTGGAAGCTCCAGAACTCCTCACATCAGAGTCCAATAAGGCAAGATAG